The stretch of DNA ATGGTAAGAGAATAAATCTTTCATCTCATCCGGATGGTGTGATGATAGGTCCAGCTCTACTTTCAGCAGAATTCGTTGAATGTAATGCTGATAAGGTTATAGCCATAGAGACTGGAGGTTTATTCACAAGGTTTGTTGCTGAAAAGGTTCATAGGAGGTTCAATGCAATCCTCATTCACACGGCGGGTCAAGCCCCAAGGTCTACACGTAGATTTATTAGGAGGCTTAATATGGAACTCGGATTGCCAGTTTACATTTTGACTGATGCCGATCCATGGGGGATGCATATCGCTATGGTTATAATTTCAGGGTCTGCCAATGCTGCTCACATAACTGATTTGAATACTCCTGATGCAAAGTGGATTGGAGTTTGGGCTACGGATATAACCAAGTATAAGCTTCCCACAGAACCTATGGATGAGAGGGATATTGCTAGGCTTGAAGTTTTGCGTAGGGATCCAAGGTATAGGGATCCATTCTGGTCTAGGGAGATTGATGAGTTTGATAAGTTGAGGCGTAAGGCTGAGCAGCAGAGCTTTAGTAGGTATGGGCTCTCATATGTTGTAGACAAGTATCTCCCGGATAAGTTAGCTTTGTTTAAGTGACTTTAATTCCTCCTCAAGTATTCTCTTAACGGTTTCATTAACTATTTTGCCATCAATTCTCCCCCTAACTATCCCCATAACCCTCCCCATCAGTAAACCCATCGCCTTCATCCCCCTTTCCTTTATCACATCCTTAACCTTCTCAGCTTCCTCCCTCACGATCTTCTCCAATTCCTCAATGCTTATTCCACCCTTTCCAAGTATCTTAACAGCTTCTTCGACATCTACATTTGGATTAACTGTTATGTATTCAAGTACTTCTGGTATTGCTTCCTTTGCCATTTCACCTCTTCCGATAAGGTCGAATATCTTCTTCAAGCTTTCCTCACTTATGTTTTCCACGGGTAACCCCTTATTCTTCAATGAGTTTATTGTGTAAGTTATTGTTGATGCTATTAAAGTTGCATTTTCACTCCATTTTGCCACTATTTCTTCGAAGAGTTTCCCCCTATCAGAGTCTATTAATTCTTCCGCCAGTTTCCTGCTTAACCCATACTTCTCAATGTACCTTCTTATGGTTTCTTCAGGGTCTTCTGGTAACTTTGACTTTATCCTATTTAACATATCCTCGGTTATCGGTATTGGCCTTATGTCTGTTTCAGGATACATTCTTGCAGCCCCCGGCATTGGTCTGCTGTATCTTGTTGTTCCATCATCATTTGCAGCTCTAGTTTCTTCTGGAACTCCCATTAATGCTTCCCTAGCCCTCTGCACTACTGCTTCTAGGGCCCTCCTACAGTTCTCATATTTTCCACACACAATTACTATTGCATCATCATCCTTTACATCCATATACTCTTTAATCCTATTTAGTTCTTCTTGACTTATTCCGTAGCCGGGTAGTTCATCGCTATGTATTATCCCCTCTACACCTCCAAATAGTTTAGCCCTTTCAGATAGTTCTGTTCCAAATCTCCTGTTTGGCTGTATTTCCATTCCAAGTAATCCTTTAAACTTTTTAAGTTTAACTGCATATACTCCTCCCCCCTCCATTATGCTCTTCCTTATTAGTTTCGATTTTGATTCTTTAAGTATCTCTGTAATGTCAGTTATTTTTTCTTCTAATTCATCTGCTTTTACACCTCTCCTAATTAGTTCATCCCTTATTTCTAGGAGTTTTAATTGTCTTTGAACTTCGTATTCCACGATTTTTGGTATTAAGTTTAGGTCTTGAACTCCCTTAACTTCAATTCTAGCTCCATTGGATATTGATATGTTTAGGTCTTGTCTTATAGTTCCAAGCCCCCTCTTAACCATTCCAGTGGCTCTGAGTATTCTCCCTATCCTTAATGCTACCCTCCTCGCTTGTTGTGGAGTTTTTATTGTTGGAGTTGTGGCTATCTCTATTAATGGTATTCCAAGTCTGTCAAGCCTATAGATTATCTTATCCTTAGTTTCGGATATCTTCCTTGCAGCTTCCTCCTCCAGACATATTGTTTTTATCCCCACATCACCTTCCTCGTCGCTTACGTAGCCCCCCATGGCCACTATTGCTGTCCTCTGGAATCCCGTGGTATTCGATCCATCTATTACCACTTTGCGCATAACATGCACTTCATCCACTGGATTGGATTTCAGCATTAGTGCCACTGTTAAAGCCACTTCCAATGCTTCTTGATTCAATTCGTGTGGTGGTTCTTCATCCAATTCCACTAGGCATGATGCTTCTTCAGGAACTTCGTATACGTATTCCTTGTGTTTCATGTATTCAAATAATGCTGCTGGATCTATCTCTCCAAGTTCACTCTTTGATGGTCTTAGAAATCTCTTTACAGTTTTGAATTTTCCATCTTCCACCATTATTGTGGGGCATTTGCAGAATAACTTGTGCTTTGTATTTATTTGTTGATGTATTTCTAATCCAACTTTTAACCCAATTTTCTCATAGTAACTTCTGTCTTCACCCATAGTCTACACCTCATATTGACTTCTCACACTTATTTCTCCAGCTATGTTTGTAGTCATAATCTCCTTTACTTCCTTCATATCCCTCGTCTTCGCCAATGTCCACATCAATTTTACTAGGGCCGTCTCTGGGATCATGTCTTCTCCAGGTATAACCCCTATCCTCAGTAGTTCAACCCCCCTCCTATATACGTTCATATTTATCCTTCCCCATATGCATTGGGATGTCATTACCACTGGTATTTCATTTTCCACAGCTCTCCTTAATGCTTCAATTATGTTTTGTGGTACATGTCCAAGCCCTGTCCCCTCGATTACTATTCCATGATACCCCTTGTCCACCAGGTAAT from Candidatus Methanomethylicota archaeon encodes:
- the gatE gene encoding Glu-tRNA(Gln) amidotransferase subunit GatE, whose protein sequence is MGEDRSYYEKIGLKVGLEIHQQINTKHKLFCKCPTIMVEDGKFKTVKRFLRPSKSELGEIDPAALFEYMKHKEYVYEVPEEASCLVELDEEPPHELNQEALEVALTVALMLKSNPVDEVHVMRKVVIDGSNTTGFQRTAIVAMGGYVSDEEGDVGIKTICLEEEAARKISETKDKIIYRLDRLGIPLIEIATTPTIKTPQQARRVALRIGRILRATGMVKRGLGTIRQDLNISISNGARIEVKGVQDLNLIPKIVEYEVQRQLKLLEIRDELIRRGVKADELEEKITDITEILKESKSKLIRKSIMEGGGVYAVKLKKFKGLLGMEIQPNRRFGTELSERAKLFGGVEGIIHSDELPGYGISQEELNRIKEYMDVKDDDAIVIVCGKYENCRRALEAVVQRAREALMGVPEETRAANDDGTTRYSRPMPGAARMYPETDIRPIPITEDMLNRIKSKLPEDPEETIRRYIEKYGLSRKLAEELIDSDRGKLFEEIVAKWSENATLIASTITYTINSLKNKGLPVENISEESLKKIFDLIGRGEMAKEAIPEVLEYITVNPNVDVEEAVKILGKGGISIEELEKIVREEAEKVKDVIKERGMKAMGLLMGRVMGIVRGRIDGKIVNETVKRILEEELKSLKQS
- a CDS encoding DNA topoisomerase IV subunit A → MKREEVLARLREFGLSLYEQMSRGEFPRVKLKSRTLKNIVYDPESRQFVLGDKTVVRSGANIRQIKSLTQLVWVAYFAYNSLKANQPTTLRDLYYNSEAFGIEFKDQSESNEIVSDLETALGIPREDFMIYPEERSAVFGDLVIEYTHPDPDYYGKRINLSSHPDGVMIGPALLSAEFVECNADKVIAIETGGLFTRFVAEKVHRRFNAILIHTAGQAPRSTRRFIRRLNMELGLPVYILTDADPWGMHIAMVIISGSANAAHITDLNTPDAKWIGVWATDITKYKLPTEPMDERDIARLEVLRRDPRYRDPFWSREIDEFDKLRRKAEQQSFSRYGLSYVVDKYLPDKLALFK